GCCCAGCGGTGTCAGCAGGGCGCGGCCGACCAGTCCGACCGAGCCGTCGAGTGCCGTGGCCGCCGCCGCGTACGCGAGTGGCACCGTCCGCAGCCGCCAGAGCGCGAGGACGCTCGCCCAGGCGGCCTCCCGTGCCCGGTCCACCGACCAGACCCCGCAGAGGTGCAGCAGGGGGTCGGCCGCGTCGAGCGGCTCCGGGACGGGCAGCAGCGCCGTCCGGACCTGCGCCTCCACGTCGGCCAGCAGCCCGTTGACCCGCCGGTAGTCGGCCGCGATGTCCAGCGGCTCCCGGCCGAGCGTCCGGCAGGTGTCCACCACCGCCAGCGGCAGGTCGTGCTCGATGTGGGCGTTCATCCCGGCGAGGGCGAACTGCAGCGGATGGATGCCGGGGTGCCCGCGCAGCTCGAACAGCGGGCGCCAGCAGGCGGGCGGCCGGCTCCCGGCCGCCACCGCGTCGACGGCCGCCAGGTAGCGGCCGGCGAACACCCCGTCCAGGATGGCGACGG
The sequence above is drawn from the Kitasatospora sp. NBC_00315 genome and encodes:
- a CDS encoding DUF5995 family protein, giving the protein MTELTAGPGTTALTVDQVVGRMKELGAALAPGDGVGVFNGMYLTVTELVRDRLAATWFDDPAAVAILDGVFAGRYLAAVDAVAAGSRPPACWRPLFELRGHPGIHPLQFALAGMNAHIEHDLPLAVVDTCRTLGREPLDIAADYRRVNGLLADVEAQVRTALLPVPEPLDAADPLLHLCGVWSVDRAREAAWASVLALWRLRTVPLAYAAAATALDGSVGLVGRALLTPLGPRMRAGVPPVAGSGPARGAAGGQAQLECSGLPSA